In one window of Juglans regia cultivar Chandler chromosome 3, Walnut 2.0, whole genome shotgun sequence DNA:
- the LOC108994924 gene encoding importin-11 isoform X2 — MALSASDVPAMYSLLANSMSGEESVRKPAEAALSQSESRPGFCSCLLEVIMAKDLVSQVDIRLMASVYFKNSVNRYWRNKRDSSGISSEEKIHLRQKLLSHLREENYQIALMLAVLISKIARIDYPKEWPELFSVLAHQLQSADVLTSHRIFMTIFRTLKELSSKRLTSDQKTFAEISTHFFDYSWHVWQRDVQTILNGFSTLSQSYNSTDPNHYHDELYLICERWLLCLKTIRQLIISGFPSDAKCVQEVRPVKEVSPVLLNAIQSFLPYYSSFQKMHPKFWDFTKRACTKLMKVLVVLQGRHPFSFGDKCVLLPVMEFCLNKITEPGPDLLSFEQFLIQCMVMVKCVLECKEYKRSLTGRVMDENGITQEQIKKNISNAVGGVLTSILPDEGIVLLCNVLIRRYFVLNASDLEELYQNPESFHHEQDMVQWTEKLRPCAEALYIVLFEKHSQLLGPVVVSLLQEAMKGCPTSVTEITPGLLLKDATYGAAAYVYYELSNYLSFKDWYNGALSLELSNDHPNMYIIHRKVALILGQWVSEIKDDTKRPVYCALIKLFQDKNLSVRLAACRSLCLHVEDANFSEREFIDLLPVCWVSCFKLVEEVQEFDSKVQVLNLISVLIAHVSGVIPFADNLVQFFQKVWEESSGESLLLIQLLIALRNFVVALGGQSPVCYNMLLPILQKGIDVNSPDELLEDSMLLWEATLSYAPSLVPQLLACFPYLVEIMERSFDHLQVAVTVIEDYIILGGTEFLQMHASSVARILDLIVGNVNDRGILSTLPVIDTLIQCFPAEVPPLISSTLQKLITVCLRGGDDRDPSKTAVKASSAAILARLLVMNTNYLAQLTSEQSTFLLLQKAGIPIKDNILLCLVDVWLDKVDNVSSLQKKAFGLALSIILTLRLPQVLDMLDQILTVCTTVILSGNDDLAEEESSGENLSSSRSHGEGSIPSIELRRRQVKFSDPINQISLETSVRENLQTCATLHGESFNTAIGSMHPASLEQLKQALKMP, encoded by the exons GGGAATCAGCAGCGAGGAGAAAATACACCTGAGACAAAAACTGTTGTCGCACTTGAGAGAGGAGAATTATCAG ATTGCTCTAATGTTGGCTGTGCTCATATCCAAAATCGCTCGTATTGATTACCCCAAAGAATG GCCAGAGCTCTTTTCTGTTTTGGCACATCAGCTTCAATCAGCAGATGTTCTTACTTCCCACCGGATTTTTATGACTATTTTTCGTACCTTGAAGGAATTGTCCAGTAAACGTCTTACTTCAGACCAAAAGACCTTTGCAGAG ATATCAACCCATTTCTTTGATTATAGCTGGCATGTTTGGCAGAGAGATGTGCAGACCATATTAAATGGTTTCTCTACCCTCTCTCAAAGCTATAATTCGACTGATCCAAACCATTATCATGATGAACTTTATCTAATATGCGAGAGGTGGTTGTTGTGCTTAAAGACTATACGACAGCTTATAATTTCAGGGTTTCCAAGTGATGCAAAATGTGTACAG GAAGTACGGCCAGTCAAGGAGGTCTCTCCTGTTCTCTTGAATGCGATTCAGTCCTTTCTTCCATACT ATTCATCTTTTCAGAAGATGCATCCTAAATTTTGGGACTTCACAAAGAGGGCATGCACTAAATTGATGAAGGTCTTAGTAGTACTACAGGGAAGGCATCCTTTTTCATTTGGGGATAAATGTGTGCTCCTTCCTGTTATGGAGTTCTGCTTAAACAAGATAACAGAGCCTGGGCCAGATTTGTTGTCATTTGAGCAATTCTTGATTCAATGTATGGTGATGGTGAAGTGTGTACTGGAATGTAAAGAATACAAGCGTAGTCTCACTGGTCGGGTAATGGATGAAAATGGGATTACACAAGAACAGATCAAGAAAAACATTTCGAATGCTGTTGGTGGTGTTTTGACTTCAATTTTGCCTGATGAAGGGATAGTTCTTCTATGTAATGTGTTGATAAGAAG GTACTTCGTTCTGAATGCAAGTGATTTGGAGGAGTTGTACCAGAACCCTGAATCTTTTCATCATGAGCAGGATATGGTTCAGTGGACTGAAAAATTGAGGCCGTGTGCTGAAGCTTTATACATTGTATTGTTTGAAAAACATAGCCAA CTACTTGGTCCTGTTGTGGTTTCCCTTCTTCAAGAGGCAATGAAGGGTTGTCCGACTTCGGTGACTGAGATCACGCCAGGGTTGCTTCTAAAGGATGCTACTTATGGTGCTGCTGCTTATGTTTATTATGAGCTCTCAAACTACCTGAGCTTCAAAGATTG GTATAATGGAGCATTATCCCTAGAACTCTCAAATGATCATCCAAATATGTATATCATCCATCGGAAAGTTGCGCTTATATTGGGACAGTGGGTTTCTGAG ATTAAAGATGACACAAAAAGACCAGTATACTGTGCTTTGATCAAATTGTTTCAAGACAAAAACCTTTCTGTCAGG CTGGCAGCCTGTCGATCTTTGTGCTTACATGTTGAAGATGCAAACTTTTCAGAACGAGAATTTATTGATCTTCTTCCAGTATGTTGGGTTTCGTGCTTTAAGTTGGTTGAAGAAGTTCAGGAGTTTGACTCAAAG GTTCaggttttgaatttgatttctgTTCTTATTGCGCATGTTAGTGGAGTCATTCCATTTGCAGACAACTtggttcaattttttcaaaag GTTTGGGAGGAATCTTCTGGTGAAAGCTTGCTACTGATTCAGCTTCTTATTGCTTTGCGGAACTTTGTGGTTGCTCTTGGTGGACAATCACCCGTTTGCTACAACATGCTACTGCCCATTTTGCAGAAGGGAATTGATGTAAATAGCCCCGATGAACTTCTAGAGGACAGCATGCTG TTATGGGAAGCCACACTTTCTTATGCCCCTTCATTGGTGCCTCAACTATTGGCATGTTTCCCATATCTTGTGGAAATCATGGAAAGAAGTTTTGATCACTTGCAG GTTGCTGTCACCGTAATTGAGGATTACATTATTTTGGGTGGAACTGAGTTTCTACAGATGCATGCTTCTAGTGTAGCTAGAATTCTTGATCTGATTGTTGGAAATGTCAATGACAGAGGGATTCTTTCAACTCTTCCAGTCATTGATACTCTAATACAG TGTTTCCCTGCTGAAGTGCCTCCATTGATCAGCAGCACTTTGCAA AAATTGATTACTGTATGTTTGAGAGGAGGAGATGATCGTGATCCTTCTAAGACAGCTGTTAAAGCATCTTCTGCTGCCATCCTGGCAAGGCTTTTGGTGATGAATACCAATTACCTTGCCCAGTTAACATCAGAACAATCAACTTTTTTACTGCTCCAGAAGGCGGGTATTCCAATCAAAGACAATATACTTCTTTGTCTGGTTGATGTCTGGCTTGACAAG GTAGACAATGTATCTTCCCTACAAAAGAAGGCATTTGGCTTAGCCCTTTCGATAATTCTCACGTTGAGACTGCCTCAAGTCCTCGATATGCTTGATCAGATTCTGAC TGTATGTACAACTGTAATTTTGAGTGGAAACGATGACTTGGCTGAGGAAGAGTCCAG TGGTGAGAATCTGAGCTCCAGCAGGTCCCATGGTGAGGGAAGCATTCCGAGTATAGAGCTAAGGAGAAGACAG GTCAAGTTTTCTGACCCAATAAATCAGATATCATTAGAGACTTCAGTCAGAGAAAATCTTCAAACATGTGCTACTCTTCATGGAGAATCTTTTAATACAGCCATTGGTAGCATGCATCCAGCATCATTAGAACAATTGAAACAGGCATTGAAGATGCCATAG
- the LOC108994924 gene encoding importin-11 isoform X1 → MALSASDVPAMYSLLANSMSGEESVRKPAEAALSQSESRPGFCSCLLEVIMAKDLVSQVDIRLMASVYFKNSVNRYWRNKRDSSGISSEEKIHLRQKLLSHLREENYQIALMLAVLISKIARIDYPKEWPELFSVLAHQLQSADVLTSHRIFMTIFRTLKELSSKRLTSDQKTFAEISTHFFDYSWHVWQRDVQTILNGFSTLSQSYNSTDPNHYHDELYLICERWLLCLKTIRQLIISGFPSDAKCVQEVRPVKEVSPVLLNAIQSFLPYYSSFQKMHPKFWDFTKRACTKLMKVLVVLQGRHPFSFGDKCVLLPVMEFCLNKITEPGPDLLSFEQFLIQCMVMVKCVLECKEYKRSLTGRVMDENGITQEQIKKNISNAVGGVLTSILPDEGIVLLCNVLIRRYFVLNASDLEELYQNPESFHHEQDMVQWTEKLRPCAEALYIVLFEKHSQLLGPVVVSLLQEAMKGCPTSVTEITPGLLLKDATYGAAAYVYYELSNYLSFKDWYNGALSLELSNDHPNMYIIHRKVALILGQWVSEIKDDTKRPVYCALIKLFQDKNLSVRLAACRSLCLHVEDANFSEREFIDLLPVCWVSCFKLVEEVQEFDSKVQVLNLISVLIAHVSGVIPFADNLVQFFQKVWEESSGESLLLIQLLIALRNFVVALGGQSPVCYNMLLPILQKGIDVNSPDELLEDSMLLWEATLSYAPSLVPQLLACFPYLVEIMERSFDHLQVAVTVIEDYIILGGTEFLQMHASSVARILDLIVGNVNDRGILSTLPVIDTLIQCFPAEVPPLISSTLQKLITVCLRGGDDRDPSKTAVKASSAAILARLLVMNTNYLAQLTSEQSTFLLLQKAGIPIKDNILLCLVDVWLDKVDNVSSLQKKAFGLALSIILTLRLPQVLDMLDQILTVCTTVILSGNDDLAEEESSLVNGSGENLSSSRSHGEGSIPSIELRRRQVKFSDPINQISLETSVRENLQTCATLHGESFNTAIGSMHPASLEQLKQALKMP, encoded by the exons GGGAATCAGCAGCGAGGAGAAAATACACCTGAGACAAAAACTGTTGTCGCACTTGAGAGAGGAGAATTATCAG ATTGCTCTAATGTTGGCTGTGCTCATATCCAAAATCGCTCGTATTGATTACCCCAAAGAATG GCCAGAGCTCTTTTCTGTTTTGGCACATCAGCTTCAATCAGCAGATGTTCTTACTTCCCACCGGATTTTTATGACTATTTTTCGTACCTTGAAGGAATTGTCCAGTAAACGTCTTACTTCAGACCAAAAGACCTTTGCAGAG ATATCAACCCATTTCTTTGATTATAGCTGGCATGTTTGGCAGAGAGATGTGCAGACCATATTAAATGGTTTCTCTACCCTCTCTCAAAGCTATAATTCGACTGATCCAAACCATTATCATGATGAACTTTATCTAATATGCGAGAGGTGGTTGTTGTGCTTAAAGACTATACGACAGCTTATAATTTCAGGGTTTCCAAGTGATGCAAAATGTGTACAG GAAGTACGGCCAGTCAAGGAGGTCTCTCCTGTTCTCTTGAATGCGATTCAGTCCTTTCTTCCATACT ATTCATCTTTTCAGAAGATGCATCCTAAATTTTGGGACTTCACAAAGAGGGCATGCACTAAATTGATGAAGGTCTTAGTAGTACTACAGGGAAGGCATCCTTTTTCATTTGGGGATAAATGTGTGCTCCTTCCTGTTATGGAGTTCTGCTTAAACAAGATAACAGAGCCTGGGCCAGATTTGTTGTCATTTGAGCAATTCTTGATTCAATGTATGGTGATGGTGAAGTGTGTACTGGAATGTAAAGAATACAAGCGTAGTCTCACTGGTCGGGTAATGGATGAAAATGGGATTACACAAGAACAGATCAAGAAAAACATTTCGAATGCTGTTGGTGGTGTTTTGACTTCAATTTTGCCTGATGAAGGGATAGTTCTTCTATGTAATGTGTTGATAAGAAG GTACTTCGTTCTGAATGCAAGTGATTTGGAGGAGTTGTACCAGAACCCTGAATCTTTTCATCATGAGCAGGATATGGTTCAGTGGACTGAAAAATTGAGGCCGTGTGCTGAAGCTTTATACATTGTATTGTTTGAAAAACATAGCCAA CTACTTGGTCCTGTTGTGGTTTCCCTTCTTCAAGAGGCAATGAAGGGTTGTCCGACTTCGGTGACTGAGATCACGCCAGGGTTGCTTCTAAAGGATGCTACTTATGGTGCTGCTGCTTATGTTTATTATGAGCTCTCAAACTACCTGAGCTTCAAAGATTG GTATAATGGAGCATTATCCCTAGAACTCTCAAATGATCATCCAAATATGTATATCATCCATCGGAAAGTTGCGCTTATATTGGGACAGTGGGTTTCTGAG ATTAAAGATGACACAAAAAGACCAGTATACTGTGCTTTGATCAAATTGTTTCAAGACAAAAACCTTTCTGTCAGG CTGGCAGCCTGTCGATCTTTGTGCTTACATGTTGAAGATGCAAACTTTTCAGAACGAGAATTTATTGATCTTCTTCCAGTATGTTGGGTTTCGTGCTTTAAGTTGGTTGAAGAAGTTCAGGAGTTTGACTCAAAG GTTCaggttttgaatttgatttctgTTCTTATTGCGCATGTTAGTGGAGTCATTCCATTTGCAGACAACTtggttcaattttttcaaaag GTTTGGGAGGAATCTTCTGGTGAAAGCTTGCTACTGATTCAGCTTCTTATTGCTTTGCGGAACTTTGTGGTTGCTCTTGGTGGACAATCACCCGTTTGCTACAACATGCTACTGCCCATTTTGCAGAAGGGAATTGATGTAAATAGCCCCGATGAACTTCTAGAGGACAGCATGCTG TTATGGGAAGCCACACTTTCTTATGCCCCTTCATTGGTGCCTCAACTATTGGCATGTTTCCCATATCTTGTGGAAATCATGGAAAGAAGTTTTGATCACTTGCAG GTTGCTGTCACCGTAATTGAGGATTACATTATTTTGGGTGGAACTGAGTTTCTACAGATGCATGCTTCTAGTGTAGCTAGAATTCTTGATCTGATTGTTGGAAATGTCAATGACAGAGGGATTCTTTCAACTCTTCCAGTCATTGATACTCTAATACAG TGTTTCCCTGCTGAAGTGCCTCCATTGATCAGCAGCACTTTGCAA AAATTGATTACTGTATGTTTGAGAGGAGGAGATGATCGTGATCCTTCTAAGACAGCTGTTAAAGCATCTTCTGCTGCCATCCTGGCAAGGCTTTTGGTGATGAATACCAATTACCTTGCCCAGTTAACATCAGAACAATCAACTTTTTTACTGCTCCAGAAGGCGGGTATTCCAATCAAAGACAATATACTTCTTTGTCTGGTTGATGTCTGGCTTGACAAG GTAGACAATGTATCTTCCCTACAAAAGAAGGCATTTGGCTTAGCCCTTTCGATAATTCTCACGTTGAGACTGCCTCAAGTCCTCGATATGCTTGATCAGATTCTGAC TGTATGTACAACTGTAATTTTGAGTGGAAACGATGACTTGGCTGAGGAAGAGTCCAG TCTTGTGAATGGCAGTGGTGAGAATCTGAGCTCCAGCAGGTCCCATGGTGAGGGAAGCATTCCGAGTATAGAGCTAAGGAGAAGACAG GTCAAGTTTTCTGACCCAATAAATCAGATATCATTAGAGACTTCAGTCAGAGAAAATCTTCAAACATGTGCTACTCTTCATGGAGAATCTTTTAATACAGCCATTGGTAGCATGCATCCAGCATCATTAGAACAATTGAAACAGGCATTGAAGATGCCATAG